Proteins encoded in a region of the Schaalia hyovaginalis genome:
- a CDS encoding SDR family oxidoreductase, whose amino-acid sequence MPDRPVALVTGATRGLGSAIARALAPTHRLIIGGRSEEAVAKACAEYDDALGLVADLADEDATARALRGALARSGGLDVLVNNAGIGWKASIEDTSRDQWREILETNLIAVADLTRLCLPALRDSKGTVVMVNSGAGVRIYPGDAAYTVSKWALRSFTECLRESERGRIRVVSVHPGRIDTDMQVRMQMQAGRSYRPEEHMRAEDVAAAIRMAVDLPVSTNLDEIHMRTTEVKL is encoded by the coding sequence ATGCCCGATCGCCCCGTCGCCCTCGTCACGGGAGCCACGCGCGGCCTCGGAAGCGCCATCGCACGCGCTCTGGCGCCCACGCACCGCCTCATCATCGGGGGCCGCTCCGAAGAGGCCGTCGCGAAGGCGTGCGCGGAATACGACGACGCGCTCGGCCTCGTGGCCGATCTCGCCGATGAAGACGCGACCGCGCGGGCGCTCCGCGGCGCCCTGGCCCGAAGCGGAGGCCTCGACGTCCTCGTCAACAACGCGGGCATCGGATGGAAGGCGAGCATCGAGGACACGAGCCGCGATCAGTGGCGCGAGATCCTCGAGACGAACCTCATCGCCGTCGCCGATCTCACACGGCTGTGCCTCCCCGCCCTCAGGGACTCCAAGGGCACCGTCGTCATGGTGAACTCCGGGGCGGGCGTGCGGATCTACCCCGGCGACGCCGCCTACACGGTCTCCAAATGGGCGCTGCGCTCATTCACCGAGTGCCTGCGCGAATCCGAACGCGGACGCATACGGGTCGTCTCCGTCCACCCCGGCCGGATCGACACCGACATGCAGGTCCGCATGCAGATGCAGGCCGGGCGGTCCTATCGCCCGGAAGAGCACATGCGGGCCGAGGACGTCGCAGCCGCGATCCGCATGGCCGTCGATCTGCCCGTCTCGACGAACCTCGACGAGATCCACATGCGGACCACGGAAGTCAAGCTCTAG
- a CDS encoding TerC/Alx family metal homeostasis membrane protein, with translation MHVHALGWFGLAVVILALITVDIVGHVRKPHAPTLKEATWWSLGYVLLGLGFGLIIWFVYGAQYAGEYYAGFLTEKALSLDNLFVFIIIMTSFRVPRNYQQKALLSGIIIALVLRLVFILIGAALIERFTWVFFIFGVWLLWTAFSQAREGVGGEEESEDEYRENSFVRMMRRVFPVTDGFMGQKFLHRHGGRTYLTPMLLVVFALGTADLMFAFDSIPAIFGLTREPYIVFAANAFALLGLRQLYFLIDGLLERLIYLHFGLAAILGFIGTKLVLHAMHENTLPFLNGGEGMHWAPEIGIVPSLVFILVTIALTVVASIIGSKVKAKKKQAELVRD, from the coding sequence GTGCATGTTCACGCCCTCGGCTGGTTCGGTCTGGCCGTTGTCATCCTCGCGCTCATCACCGTCGACATCGTCGGCCACGTCCGCAAGCCCCACGCCCCCACGCTCAAAGAGGCCACCTGGTGGTCGCTCGGCTACGTGCTCCTGGGTCTCGGCTTCGGCCTCATCATCTGGTTCGTCTACGGCGCCCAGTACGCCGGCGAATACTATGCGGGCTTCCTCACGGAGAAGGCCCTGTCGCTCGACAACCTCTTCGTGTTCATCATCATCATGACCTCGTTCCGGGTCCCCCGGAACTACCAGCAGAAGGCGCTCCTCTCGGGGATCATCATCGCCCTCGTCCTGCGCCTGGTCTTCATCCTCATCGGTGCGGCCCTCATCGAGCGCTTCACCTGGGTCTTCTTCATCTTCGGCGTGTGGCTGCTGTGGACCGCGTTCTCCCAGGCGCGCGAGGGCGTCGGCGGCGAAGAGGAATCCGAGGACGAATACCGTGAGAACTCCTTCGTCAGGATGATGCGGCGGGTCTTTCCGGTCACCGACGGGTTCATGGGGCAGAAGTTCCTCCACCGGCACGGCGGCCGGACCTATCTCACGCCCATGCTGCTCGTGGTCTTCGCCCTCGGCACCGCGGACCTCATGTTCGCCTTCGACTCGATCCCCGCGATCTTCGGCCTGACGCGCGAGCCGTACATCGTATTCGCCGCCAACGCCTTCGCCCTGCTCGGCCTGAGGCAGCTCTACTTCCTCATCGACGGGCTGCTCGAGAGGCTCATCTACCTCCACTTCGGCCTGGCGGCGATCCTCGGATTCATCGGCACGAAGCTCGTCCTGCATGCGATGCACGAGAACACCCTGCCCTTCCTCAACGGGGGCGAGGGGATGCACTGGGCGCCCGAGATCGGGATCGTCCCCTCGCTCGTCTTCATCCTCGTCACGATCGCCCTGACGGTCGTGGCCTCGATCATCGGGTCGAAGGTGAAGGCGAAGAAGAAGCAGGCGGAGCTTGTGCGCGACTGA
- a CDS encoding YciI family protein has translation MSLYVIEYTYDHTLDSLIQTFRPAHREFLRRLHGSGRLVASGFLRDGRSNDALIILSASSALRVEEILAEDPFETNGFILSKRIREWVPTIGMAADGFDTEFPIS, from the coding sequence ATGAGCCTTTACGTGATCGAATACACCTACGACCACACGCTGGATTCCCTCATCCAGACCTTCCGCCCGGCGCATCGCGAGTTCCTGCGCCGTCTGCACGGAAGCGGTCGGCTCGTCGCCTCCGGGTTCCTCCGCGACGGCCGCTCCAACGATGCGCTCATCATCCTCTCCGCCTCCTCCGCCCTAAGGGTCGAGGAGATCCTGGCGGAGGATCCCTTCGAGACGAACGGTTTCATCCTCTCCAAGCGGATCCGCGAATGGGTGCCCACCATCGGCATGGCGGCGGACGGCTTCGACACGGAGTTCCCGATCTCCTAA
- a CDS encoding YciI family protein produces MAYFAVFYEYDPSKSELADEIRPRHRAFLADLKERGANVASGPLSGDGPNALLIFEADSAQTVEELLDEDPFKVCGVVTGRSVHPWNPVISRF; encoded by the coding sequence ATGGCCTATTTCGCTGTGTTCTACGAGTACGATCCTTCGAAATCCGAGCTCGCCGATGAGATCCGTCCGCGCCACCGCGCCTTCTTGGCGGATCTGAAGGAGCGGGGCGCGAACGTCGCCTCGGGCCCGCTGAGCGGCGATGGCCCGAATGCGCTCCTCATCTTCGAGGCCGATTCCGCTCAGACCGTCGAGGAGCTGCTCGACGAGGATCCCTTCAAGGTCTGCGGAGTCGTCACCGGCCGATCCGTCCATCCGTGGAATCCGGTGATCTCGCGGTTCTGA
- the uvrA gene encoding excinuclease ABC subunit UvrA yields the protein MHDSLIISGAREHNLKDVKLELPRDAMIVFTGLSGSGKSSLAFDTIFAEGQRRYVESLSSYARQFLGQMDKPDVDFIEGLSPAVSIDQKSTSRNPRSTVGTITEIHDYLRLLYARAGTAHCPVCGARIQAQTPQQIVDRVRAMEEGTRFQVLSPVVRGRKGEYQDLIDELRSSGFTRAIIDGEAVRLENAPVLEKKLKHTIEVVVDRLVVRSGMRQRLTDSIETALRLSDGLVVIDAVDLAEDDPERRRRYSEKRACPNDHPLALEEIEPRTFSFNAPYGACPDCTGLGTRLEVDPDLVVPDEELSLAEGAVIPWNSNFTYHKRLLASLAGELGFSMSTPWKELAPEAREAILFGRDYEVKVKFRNRWGRERSYTTGFEGAVSYIERKRQETESEWVTEKLDAFMREIPCPVCKGARLRPEVLAVTVGGLSIAELSDLSITEARAHIEDLDLEARAAAIAAPILQEIKARLDFLIDVGLTYLTLSRAAGTLSGGEAQRIRLATQIGSGLVGVLYVLDEPSIGLHQRDNRRLIDTLKRLRDLGNTLIVVEHDEETMEAADWIVDIGPGAGEAGGWVVHSGTLADLKENTRSITGDYLSGRRAIRTPKERRPVDPERILTVKGAKEHNLHDVTVDFPLGCFVAVTGVSGSGKSTLVNSILYRSLASRLNGARLVPGRHRSIAGVEQLDKVVHVDQSPIGRTPRSNPATYTGVWDAIRKLFAETPEAKVRGYGPGRFSFNVKGGRCEACKGDGTLRIEMNFLPDVYVPCEVCHGARYNRETLEILYKGKSVADILDMPVAEAAEFFAPITRIARHLNTLVEVGLGYVRLGQSATTLSGGEAQRVKLASELQRRSTGRTVYVLDEPTTGLHSEDIRKLLLVLQSLVDKGNTVIVIEHNLDVVKSADWIIDMGPEGGAGGGLVVAEGTPESVAAVPGSYTGRFLAEILKKDPVGAGV from the coding sequence GTGCACGACTCACTCATCATCTCCGGCGCCCGCGAGCACAACCTCAAGGACGTGAAGCTCGAGCTCCCCCGCGATGCGATGATCGTCTTCACGGGCTTATCGGGGTCCGGCAAGTCCTCCCTGGCCTTCGACACGATCTTCGCCGAGGGCCAGCGGCGCTACGTCGAGTCGCTGTCGTCCTACGCGCGCCAGTTCCTCGGGCAGATGGACAAGCCCGATGTCGACTTCATCGAGGGCCTCTCGCCGGCCGTCTCGATCGATCAGAAGTCGACTTCGCGCAACCCGCGCTCGACCGTCGGCACGATCACGGAGATCCACGACTACCTCCGCCTCCTCTACGCGCGCGCGGGCACGGCGCACTGCCCGGTCTGCGGCGCGCGCATCCAGGCCCAGACTCCCCAGCAGATCGTGGACAGGGTGCGCGCGATGGAGGAGGGCACGCGATTCCAGGTGCTGTCGCCCGTCGTGCGCGGTCGCAAGGGCGAGTACCAGGACCTCATCGATGAGCTGCGCTCATCGGGCTTCACCCGGGCCATCATCGACGGCGAGGCCGTCCGGCTCGAGAACGCCCCGGTCCTGGAGAAGAAGCTCAAGCACACGATCGAGGTCGTCGTCGATCGCCTCGTGGTGCGCTCCGGGATGCGCCAGCGCCTGACCGATTCGATCGAGACGGCGCTGCGCCTGTCCGACGGGCTGGTCGTGATCGACGCGGTGGATCTCGCCGAGGACGATCCTGAACGGCGCAGGCGCTATTCGGAGAAGCGCGCCTGCCCGAATGATCACCCCCTCGCCCTTGAGGAGATCGAGCCGAGGACCTTCTCCTTCAACGCGCCCTACGGGGCGTGCCCGGACTGCACCGGACTGGGAACCCGACTCGAAGTGGATCCGGACCTCGTGGTTCCCGATGAGGAGCTCAGTCTGGCCGAAGGCGCGGTGATCCCCTGGAACTCCAATTTCACCTACCACAAGCGCCTGCTCGCCTCCTTGGCGGGTGAGCTGGGGTTCTCGATGTCGACGCCGTGGAAGGAGCTCGCGCCCGAGGCGAGGGAGGCGATCCTCTTCGGGCGCGACTACGAGGTGAAGGTGAAGTTCCGCAACCGCTGGGGGCGCGAGCGCTCCTACACGACGGGCTTCGAGGGCGCGGTGTCCTACATCGAGCGCAAGCGTCAGGAGACCGAATCGGAATGGGTGACTGAGAAGCTCGACGCCTTCATGCGGGAGATCCCCTGCCCGGTGTGCAAGGGGGCGCGCCTGCGCCCCGAGGTCCTGGCCGTGACGGTGGGGGGACTGTCGATCGCCGAACTGTCCGACCTGTCGATCACCGAGGCCAGGGCCCACATCGAGGATCTCGATCTCGAGGCCCGCGCCGCGGCCATCGCCGCCCCGATCCTCCAGGAGATCAAGGCCCGTCTCGATTTCCTCATCGACGTCGGTCTGACCTACCTGACGCTCTCCCGGGCCGCGGGCACCCTCTCCGGCGGGGAGGCCCAGCGCATCCGCCTGGCGACCCAGATCGGTTCGGGGCTCGTCGGCGTGCTCTACGTCCTCGACGAGCCCTCGATCGGCCTGCACCAGCGCGACAACCGCCGCCTCATCGATACGCTCAAGCGCCTGCGCGACCTCGGCAACACCCTCATCGTCGTCGAGCACGACGAGGAGACGATGGAGGCTGCGGATTGGATCGTCGATATCGGGCCGGGCGCGGGGGAGGCCGGCGGCTGGGTGGTGCATTCGGGCACTCTCGCCGATCTCAAGGAGAACACGCGCTCGATCACGGGCGATTACCTCTCCGGGCGCAGGGCCATCCGCACGCCGAAGGAGCGCCGTCCCGTCGATCCCGAGCGGATCCTGACCGTCAAGGGCGCCAAGGAGCACAATCTCCACGATGTGACGGTGGACTTCCCCCTCGGATGCTTCGTCGCGGTGACCGGCGTGTCCGGTTCGGGCAAGTCGACCCTCGTCAATTCGATCCTCTACCGCTCGCTGGCCTCGAGGCTCAACGGGGCCCGGCTCGTTCCCGGCCGTCACCGTTCGATCGCGGGCGTTGAGCAGCTCGACAAGGTCGTCCACGTCGACCAGTCGCCGATCGGCCGGACTCCTCGTTCGAATCCGGCGACCTACACGGGCGTGTGGGACGCGATCCGCAAGCTCTTCGCCGAGACGCCCGAGGCGAAGGTGCGCGGATACGGTCCGGGGCGCTTCTCCTTCAATGTGAAGGGCGGGCGTTGCGAGGCCTGCAAGGGCGACGGCACCCTGCGCATCGAGATGAACTTCCTGCCGGACGTCTACGTCCCCTGCGAGGTGTGCCACGGGGCCCGCTACAACCGGGAGACGCTGGAGATCCTGTACAAGGGCAAGTCGGTCGCCGACATCCTCGATATGCCGGTCGCCGAGGCGGCCGAGTTCTTCGCGCCGATCACCCGGATCGCCCGCCACCTCAATACCCTCGTCGAGGTCGGCCTGGGTTACGTGCGCCTCGGCCAGTCGGCGACGACCCTGTCGGGCGGCGAGGCCCAGCGCGTCAAACTCGCCTCCGAGCTTCAGCGGCGCTCCACGGGACGCACCGTGTACGTGCTCGACGAGCCGACGACCGGCCTGCACTCCGAGGACATCCGCAAGCTCCTGCTCGTCCTCCAGTCGCTGGTCGACAAGGGCAACACGGTGATCGTCATCGAGCACAACCTGGATGTCGTCAAGTCCGCGGACTGGATCATCGACATGGGCCCCGAGGGCGGGGCGGGCGGCGGACTCGTCGTCGCCGAGGGCACTCCGGAGTCGGTCGCGGCCGTCCCGGGTTCGTACACCGGGCGCTTCCTCGCCGAGATCCTGAAGAAGGATCCGGTCGGGGCGGGCGTCTGA
- a CDS encoding AMP-dependent synthetase/ligase has protein sequence MTLRRIDANTWENPATREADPSWTLPGMLRKRLDEHPGEIAIEIRGAVGEWLPMSIDEFVRRIDDTARGLIGMGVDVGDRVAILAPTSFHWALLDYAALSCGAITVPIYETDSAQQIDHILKDAQVCLVLTATSQQADLVRTVAADSIRILSLDRGAEREIAAAARGIPVEEVRARSAKVRIDDVATIIYTSGTTGLPKGIELRHANFIESFIQAYDFLPDLIASAKSRTLLFLPLAHSLARFVMYALMSGRGRVAFVPNTHNLVSDIRSFKPTLLLVVPRVLEKVYNSATAKAGKGMKASVFSWAAAQAKAASKASAYAAPPEIEKAPGVDAPITDTSAVHDPSLRPSPGPSLALKTKLKLADALVLRQVKSVLGPNLKTIICGGAPLAADLAHFYRGLGITLLQGYGLSETTGPIAVEWPSDFPPDSVGFPWPGNTIRIAEDGEILLKGVCVTRGYHNLPEETASAFNDGWFHSGDLGSIDESGHLRITGRKKELIVTAGGKNVSPEVLEDSLQTHPLISTVVVVGDARPYIGALITLDPEMLPLWLASKGIEATDPASAAELPIVRRSLDRAIARANEKVSRAESIRRYRIVNAAFTVENGYLTPSLKLKRRAVLRDFSHEVEALYADGTKER, from the coding sequence ATGACACTCCGTCGAATCGACGCCAACACCTGGGAGAACCCCGCGACCCGCGAGGCCGATCCCAGCTGGACCCTGCCGGGCATGCTCCGCAAGCGCCTCGACGAGCACCCCGGCGAAATCGCCATCGAGATCCGCGGAGCGGTCGGCGAATGGCTGCCCATGAGCATCGACGAATTCGTCCGGCGCATCGACGACACCGCGCGCGGGCTCATCGGCATGGGCGTCGACGTCGGCGACCGCGTGGCGATCCTCGCACCGACCTCCTTCCACTGGGCGCTGCTCGACTACGCGGCGCTGAGCTGCGGGGCGATCACGGTCCCCATCTACGAGACCGACTCCGCCCAGCAGATCGATCACATCCTCAAGGATGCGCAGGTCTGCCTCGTCCTGACGGCCACGAGCCAGCAGGCCGATCTCGTCCGCACCGTCGCAGCGGATTCGATCCGCATCCTCTCCCTCGACCGGGGAGCGGAGAGGGAGATCGCAGCGGCCGCGCGCGGCATCCCGGTCGAGGAGGTCCGCGCGCGCAGCGCGAAGGTCCGCATCGACGACGTCGCGACGATCATCTACACCTCCGGCACGACGGGCCTGCCCAAGGGCATCGAGCTCAGGCACGCCAATTTCATCGAGTCCTTCATCCAGGCCTACGACTTCCTCCCCGACCTCATCGCCTCTGCGAAGAGCCGGACGCTCCTCTTCCTCCCCCTCGCCCACTCCCTCGCGCGCTTCGTCATGTACGCCCTCATGTCCGGACGGGGACGGGTGGCCTTCGTGCCGAACACGCACAACCTCGTCTCCGACATCCGCAGCTTCAAGCCGACCCTCCTCCTCGTCGTCCCCCGGGTGCTCGAGAAGGTCTACAACTCGGCGACCGCGAAGGCCGGCAAGGGCATGAAGGCCTCGGTCTTCTCCTGGGCCGCCGCGCAGGCGAAGGCCGCATCGAAGGCCTCCGCCTACGCCGCTCCGCCCGAGATCGAAAAGGCGCCCGGCGTCGACGCGCCCATCACCGACACCTCCGCCGTTCACGATCCCTCGCTGCGCCCCTCGCCCGGGCCGAGCCTCGCGCTGAAGACGAAGCTGAAGCTCGCGGACGCCCTCGTCCTCCGCCAGGTCAAATCCGTCCTCGGCCCGAATCTCAAGACCATCATCTGCGGCGGCGCGCCCCTCGCCGCGGACCTCGCGCACTTCTACCGCGGCCTGGGAATCACCCTCCTCCAGGGATACGGCCTCTCGGAGACGACGGGCCCCATCGCGGTCGAGTGGCCCTCCGACTTCCCGCCGGACTCCGTCGGCTTCCCCTGGCCCGGCAACACGATCCGCATCGCCGAGGACGGGGAGATCCTCCTCAAGGGCGTCTGCGTCACCCGCGGCTATCACAACCTCCCCGAGGAGACCGCGTCCGCTTTCAACGACGGATGGTTCCATTCCGGTGATCTGGGCTCCATCGACGAATCGGGGCACTTGCGCATCACGGGCCGCAAGAAGGAGCTCATCGTCACCGCCGGGGGCAAGAACGTCTCGCCCGAAGTGCTCGAGGACTCCCTCCAGACGCATCCGCTCATCTCCACCGTCGTCGTCGTCGGCGACGCAAGGCCCTACATCGGCGCCCTCATCACCCTCGATCCCGAGATGCTCCCCCTGTGGCTCGCCTCCAAGGGCATCGAGGCGACCGATCCGGCCAGCGCCGCGGAACTGCCGATCGTCCGCCGATCCCTCGATCGGGCGATCGCCCGCGCGAACGAGAAGGTCTCGAGGGCGGAGTCGATCCGCCGCTACCGGATCGTCAACGCCGCATTCACCGTGGAGAACGGATACCTCACCCCGTCGCTCAAGCTCAAGCGCCGCGCGGTCCTGCGCGACTTCAGCCACGAAGTCGAGGCCCTCTACGCCGACGGTACGAAGGAGCGCTGA
- a CDS encoding HAD-IC family P-type ATPase gives MEKLIDIQQGLTAADVRERIARGEVNTTTSKTSRSLGSIIRENVFTAFNAILATAAVLILVFGHVQDAVFAGVMIFNAVIGITSEIRAKRTLDSLAIVDAPRARVRRDGSVVEVPASQVVLDEVILIELGDQICADGVVAASGGLEVDESILTGESEPVKKQEGDPLLAGTSVVSGSATMRATTVGDRVYAQDLARRARVYSPTVSQIQTSIDRVLKVISALLLPMIALTIWSQTRIAEGADWSGAIVLAVASVVGMIPQGLVLLTSMNFAIGSATLARRGVLVQELPAVEVLARVDALCTDKTGTLTTGRIAVRELSLFEEAPEEAGAALAALTALSSNETSRAIERALEQDLPALEPEWSVPFSSARKWAAIGTGSANWYLGAPEILLPEGPSTELGRRIDSEAASGRRVVVLVAAAPSAPTEELAPQRRPLGLVILEEELRSDAAETMAYFEEQGIRLRVISGDNALTVGALAQRAGLHRPDGGELRVVDARELPDDHLSDEFADAVEGADVFGRVTPEQKRAMVQALQARGHCVAMTGDGVNDALALKDADLGIAMGEGARATKAVAQIVLVDSRFSVLPGVLAEGRRIIANMERVAALFLSKTVYAAITVIAIAIAAAPYPFLPRHFTYIGAFTIGIPAFALALAPNARRYVPGFLSRILSLAVPAGIGLAVASLSAYHLVGVGTVEGRTAATLALMIGALWLLSITARPLVGWRILLLAAMGAMAALGVLVPVTRDFFALAVPTPGQWAVIVVAGVLAGAAIEAAYRMLNRRLVKRAEEAGRA, from the coding sequence GTGGAGAAACTCATCGATATTCAGCAGGGGCTGACGGCCGCCGACGTTCGCGAGCGCATCGCTCGGGGCGAGGTGAACACGACGACCTCGAAGACCTCCCGCTCCCTGGGATCGATCATCCGCGAGAACGTCTTCACCGCGTTCAACGCGATCCTGGCGACCGCGGCCGTCCTCATCCTCGTCTTCGGCCACGTTCAGGACGCCGTCTTCGCCGGAGTCATGATCTTCAACGCGGTCATCGGCATCACGTCCGAGATCAGGGCCAAACGCACCCTCGACTCCCTCGCGATCGTGGATGCGCCGCGCGCGCGGGTGCGCCGCGACGGGAGCGTCGTCGAGGTCCCGGCGTCGCAGGTCGTCCTCGACGAGGTGATCCTCATCGAGCTCGGCGATCAGATCTGCGCCGATGGGGTCGTCGCGGCCTCCGGGGGACTGGAGGTCGACGAGTCCATCCTCACCGGGGAATCCGAGCCCGTCAAGAAGCAGGAGGGCGACCCCCTCCTCGCCGGCACCTCGGTCGTGTCGGGGTCGGCGACCATGCGGGCGACGACCGTCGGCGATCGCGTCTACGCCCAGGACCTCGCCCGAAGGGCGCGCGTCTATTCGCCGACCGTTTCACAGATCCAGACGAGCATCGACCGCGTGCTCAAGGTGATCTCGGCGCTCCTGCTGCCGATGATCGCCCTCACCATCTGGTCGCAGACGCGAATCGCCGAGGGCGCGGACTGGTCGGGCGCGATCGTCCTGGCGGTGGCGAGCGTCGTGGGCATGATCCCGCAGGGACTCGTCCTGCTCACCTCGATGAACTTCGCCATCGGATCGGCGACCCTGGCGAGGCGCGGAGTGCTGGTCCAGGAGCTGCCCGCGGTCGAGGTGCTCGCGCGCGTCGACGCCCTGTGCACGGACAAGACGGGGACCCTCACGACCGGGCGGATCGCGGTGCGCGAGCTCAGCCTCTTCGAGGAGGCCCCCGAGGAAGCCGGGGCGGCTCTGGCCGCGCTGACCGCGCTCTCGTCGAATGAGACCTCGCGAGCGATCGAGCGCGCCCTCGAACAGGACCTCCCCGCCCTCGAGCCCGAGTGGAGCGTCCCCTTCTCCTCGGCCCGCAAGTGGGCCGCGATCGGGACGGGGTCGGCGAACTGGTACCTGGGCGCCCCCGAGATCCTGCTGCCCGAGGGCCCGTCCACCGAGCTGGGTAGGAGGATCGACTCCGAAGCCGCTTCGGGCCGACGCGTGGTCGTGCTCGTGGCGGCCGCGCCCTCGGCCCCCACGGAGGAGCTTGCCCCGCAGCGGCGGCCCCTCGGCCTGGTGATCCTCGAGGAGGAGCTCCGTTCGGATGCCGCAGAGACGATGGCCTACTTCGAGGAGCAGGGGATCCGCCTGCGGGTCATTTCGGGCGACAACGCCCTGACGGTGGGCGCGCTCGCGCAGAGGGCCGGCCTTCACCGGCCCGACGGGGGCGAGTTGCGCGTCGTCGACGCGCGCGAGCTCCCCGACGATCACCTCTCGGACGAGTTCGCGGATGCCGTCGAGGGGGCCGACGTCTTCGGCCGCGTCACGCCCGAGCAGAAGCGCGCGATGGTTCAGGCGCTCCAGGCGCGGGGCCACTGCGTCGCGATGACCGGCGACGGCGTCAACGACGCACTGGCGCTCAAGGACGCCGATCTCGGCATCGCGATGGGGGAGGGCGCGCGGGCGACGAAGGCCGTCGCTCAGATCGTCCTCGTCGATTCGCGCTTCTCCGTCCTCCCCGGGGTGCTGGCCGAGGGGCGGCGGATCATCGCGAACATGGAGCGCGTGGCCGCCCTGTTCCTCTCCAAGACGGTCTACGCCGCGATCACTGTCATCGCGATCGCGATCGCCGCGGCCCCCTATCCCTTCCTGCCGAGGCACTTCACCTACATCGGGGCCTTCACGATCGGGATCCCCGCCTTCGCCCTCGCCCTGGCGCCCAATGCGAGGCGCTACGTTCCGGGATTCCTCTCCCGCATCCTCTCGCTGGCCGTGCCCGCGGGCATCGGCCTAGCCGTCGCCTCGTTGAGCGCCTACCACCTCGTGGGGGTCGGCACGGTCGAAGGCCGCACCGCTGCGACGCTCGCGCTCATGATCGGCGCGCTGTGGCTGCTGTCCATCACGGCCCGGCCCCTGGTGGGGTGGAGGATCCTCCTCCTCGCGGCGATGGGGGCGATGGCGGCCCTCGGCGTCCTCGTGCCGGTGACGCGGGATTTCTTCGCCCTCGCAGTGCCGACGCCCGGGCAGTGGGCGGTGATCGTCGTCGCCGGCGTCCTCGCGGGCGCGGCGATCGAGGCCGCCTACCGGATGCTCAACCGCCGTCTCGTGAAACGGGCGGAGGAAGCCGGAAGGGCCTGA